A DNA window from Ranitomeya imitator isolate aRanImi1 chromosome 2, aRanImi1.pri, whole genome shotgun sequence contains the following coding sequences:
- the LOC138663441 gene encoding zinc finger protein 84-like, whose protein sequence is MKTFSECGNSFPLEKCFLKQQNLHKADNRFSCSKCGRCFNQISDFVSRQRIHTGEKPFTCSECEKCFIRKGQLVTHQRTHTGEKLFYCSECGKCFNQKATLVSHQKTHTREKPFSCSECGKCFTYNSVLVRHYRFHTGEKPFSCSECGKCFLDKSVLFRHHRSHTGEKPFSCSECGKCFNQKGHLVSHQKTHTGEKPFSCSECGKCFNQKANFVSHQKTHTGEKPFSCSECGKCFNHKANLSSHQKTHTGEKPFSCSECGKCFNRKVSLNSHQKTHTGEKPFSCSECGKCFNQKAHLVTHQRTHTGEKPFSCSECGKCFNQKVNLISHQKTHTGEKTFSCSECGKCFNQKAHLVSHQRTHTGEKPFSSS, encoded by the coding sequence ATGAAGACATTTTCAGAATGtggaaatagttttcccctagAAAAGTGCTTTCTTAAACAACAAAACCTTCACAAAGCAGacaatagattttcttgttccaagtgtgggagatgttttaaccaGATATCAGATTTTGTCAGtcgccagagaattcacacaggggagaagccatttacatgttcagaatgtgagaaatgttttattcggaaagggcagcttgttacccaccaaagaactcacacaggagagaagcttttttactgttcagaatgtgggaaatgttttaaccagaaagcaactcttgttagccaccagaaaacccacacaagggagaagcctttttcctgttcagaatgtgggaaatgttttacatataATTCAGTTCTTGTCAGACATTATagatttcacacaggggagaagcccttttcctgttcagaatgtgggaaatgttttctggATAAATCAGTTCTTTTcagacatcatagatctcacacaggggagaagcctttttcctgttcagaatgtgggaaatgttttaaccaaaaagggcatcttgttagccaccagaaaacccacacaggggagaagcctttttcctgttcagaatgtgggaaatgttttaaccagaaagcaaattttgttagccaccagaaaacccacacaggggagaagcctttttcctgttcagaatgtggaaaatgttttaaccacaaagcgaatcttagtagccaccagaaaacccacacaggggagaagcctttttcatgttcagaatgtgggaaatgttttaacaggaaagTGAGTCTTAATagtcaccagaaaacccacacaggggagaagcctttttcctgttcagaatgtgggaaatgttttaaccagaaagcgcatcttgttacccaccaaagaactcacacaggagagaagcctttttcctgttcagaatgtgggaaatgttttaaccagaaagtgaATCttattagccaccagaaaacccacacaggggagaagactttttcatgttcagaatgtgggaaatgttttaaccagaaagcacaTCTTGTTtcccaccaaagaactcacacaggggagaagccattttcatcttcataa